In Rhizobium sp. 9140, the genomic stretch CGTCAACGCCTTCGGCCACGAGGTGAAGAATGCCGGCAAGGCCTCGCCGGAAGGCGAGGGGAACTGGGCGAAATCCTCCTTCGATGACCTCGTGCAGTACAATGACGGCTTCCGCTCGAACCTGATCGGCACGCCGGAGCAGGTGGCGCAGCGCGTGGTGGACCTGAAGCGTGCCGGTGCCGATCTCATCCTCCTCGGCTTCCTCCATTTCCAGGAAGAGGTCGAATATTTCGGCAGGCACGTCATCCCGCTGGTGCGGGCGATCGAGGATGCGGAGGCGGCAAGCGCCATCGCAGCGGAATGACGCCGTGAGAGCGGCGGCCGGCTGACGGTCGCCGCCATGGGGCAGCGTTGCGGCCAGGTTTTCCCGCAGCAACTCGGAAGGCCGGGTGTCACCGGCAATTTCCAGAACCTCGCGTTGGTGCCGGGCCTTCTCTCTCGCCCCGCTTGCGGCCCTTCGGCGCGTTTGGGCGGAAGCGTGTGGAAAGGATGTGACCATGACCGCCCCAAACCTTGCATCCCCAAGTCGCCCCTTCCCAAAACCGGAATTTGCCGGCTAACAGATGTCAAAGGAGATATCGACATGACGATTTCCAACATCAAGACGCAGAATGCCGCCAAAGCCGTGCCGCCGGTCTCGACCGGCACTGGCGCAATGCCCGAACCCACACGCTGCACGATCCGGTGCGCTGGAAATACGCCATTCTCGACAAGTATGTCCTGAACGGTGAGAAGCCACCGCTCCACGCCTGGAGCTGAGGCTCCTGAAAGGAGCCGCGCGTCAGGCGAGATGCGCGGCCATATAACCAAAGAGCTTTCAGACGATGCCGTAGACGCCGGCGAGGTGGCGCATGCGCTCGGCTGCCAGATCCGGCCGGTCGAGAATATCGGCCTGATCGGCAAGGCGGAAGATATCGGCATAGTGGTTGATGCCGCGCGCCGACTGCATGCCGGCCGGTAGGGTGAAATGCGACTGGTGCCCATTGAGCCAGGCGAGGAAGACCACGCCGGCCTTGTAATATTGGGTCGGCGCCTCGAAGATCTTGCGCGAGAGCGGAACCGTCGGATCGATCACCGCGCGGAAGGTTGCCGTGTCGCCTGCGGCAAGCGCTGCCAGCGCCTTGGAAGCGGCCGGCGCAACGGCGTCGAAGATGCCGAGCAGCGCATGGCTGTGACGCCGCCCGTCGCCCTCGATCAGGCCGGCATAGTTGAAATCGTCGCCCGTGAAACAGAGCACGGTTTCCGGCAGCCGGTCGCGGAGCGCGATTTCCTTCTCGTGTTCGAGCAGCGAGATCTTGATACCCTCGACCTTGCCGGCATTCTCCGTGATGATCCGCAGCGCGCAATCGAGCGCCGGCGCGAAGTCGGTGCTTCCCCAGTAGCCGCGCAGCTGCGGGTCGAACATGTCGCCCAGCCAGTGCAGCACCACCTTGTCCTTCGTCTGCGAGAGAATGCGGCCATAAACCGTGGCGTAATCGTCCGCGGAGCGGGCGATGCGGGCAAGCGCCCGGCTCGCCATCAGGATCGCGCGGCCGCCATGCTTCTCGATATGCTCGATCTGCGTCTCGTAAGCCGCGATCACGTCGTCCAGCGTACGGGCATCGTTCGGATCGAGATGATCCGTGCCGGCGCCGCAGGCAAGGTCGGCACCGTCGACCGTCCGCGCTTCGGCAAGCGAACGGGCAATCAGCTCCTGAGCACCGGCCCAGTCGAGACCCATTCCGCGCTGCGACGTGTCCATCGCCTCGGCGATACTGAAGCCGAGGCTCCAGAGATGATGCCGGAAGGCGAGCGTCGTGTCCCAGTCGATCGCCGGGCGGTTCCATGGATCGGTGTCCCGCTCCGGCGCGGAAACGATATGCGCGGCGGCATATGCGATGCGGTTGAAGACGGGCGTCGTTGCCGGGCGGGCGATCGGCGTGCCCACAAGACGATACGCCTCGACCGTGCCTGCGGATGTCGGCAGATTGAGAACCTGGGTCATGATACCTCCTCGGAATGTCAATCGGATAATTTGGATCGATCCAAATTGCAAGTCTCATTTTTCTGACGGATGATCATCGGCCTTGCCGCCACTTACGGACGCGATGCGCTGTGGATGCTGCATTGCACAGGGAACGAACTACATATTTGGTCGAAACAGGCGCTGCAAAAAATCCGCAAACACCCCGGAAATGGTGCTTGATATTTTGGAACGATCCAAATATTGAGGGAAGCAAGATGGAGGCGCATGAGAGTTCATGGCGAACGGACGGGTTACGGTCATCGATATTGCGAAGGCGGCGGGGGTGTCGAAATCGACGGTCTCGCTCGTGCTGCAAGGCTCGCCGCTCGTCAACGAGGGCACGCGAACCAAGGTCAATGCCGTCATGCGGGACCTCGGCTATGTCTATAATCGCGGCGCGGCCAACCTCCGCCAGTCCAGCGCCAAGTCGAAGATCATCGGCGTCGTGGTCAACGACCTGACCAACAGCTTCTTTGCCGAGCTTGCGGTCGGTATCGATCTCGTCGTGCAGGATGCGGGCTTCGTGCAGTTCCTCGCCAATACCAGCGAGAGCCTCGACCGGCAGACGGAGGTCATCGCCTCCATGCGCGAGCACGGCATTTCCGGCCTCGTGGTCTCACCGGCACGCGGCTCGCGGGCGGTCGATTTCAAGGCGCTGGTTTCGGCCGGCATGCCGGTCGTCGCGGTGGTGCGCTCCGTGCCGGGGGCCAAGGTGTCCTCGCTGATGTCGGACAATCATGCCGGGCTTTTTGCAGCCGTCGAGCATCTGGCAAAGCTCGGCCACACGCGCATCGCCTTCTTCGGCGGTTTTGAGGATACGGCGATCTTTCAGGAGCGGCTGGCCGGCTATCGCGACGGGCTCGCGGCGGCGGGGCTTGGCTATGACGAAAGCCTCGTCTTTGCCTGCGCGCCCTCGCGGGCGGAAGGGGCGAAGGCCGTAGGGCGGGCGATAGATGCTCATGAGCGGCCGACGGGCGGGGTCTGCTTCAACGACGCCGTGGCCTTCGGCGTCTACGACGGATTGCGGGCGCGGCGGCTGGAGCCGGGCGTCGATTTCGCCATCGTCGGCTTCGACGACGTGATCGAGGCGGGCACGTCCGTGCCGGCGCTCACCACCATCGCGGTGGATCCGCAGGGCCTCGGCCGGCGTGCCGCCCAGCTGCTGCTCAAGCAGATCAATGCGGGCAAGGCGGAGGCGGAGGCGGAGGCCGTGGTCACGCCCGTACGGCTGGTCGTGCGGGAAAGCTGCGGCGTGAACAGAATGAAGCCGGGGAGGCGAACTGCATGACGAACCGTTGGGGATTGATCGGCGCAAGCACGATCGCACGGGAATGGGTGATCGGCGCGATCCGCGCGACGGGCGGGGAGGTCGTCTCCGTGATGAGTTCCAGCCCGGAGCGCGCCGCGACCTATGCGTCGGAAAACGGGATCGGCAAGGCCGTCTCGGATCTCGATGCCCTGCTCGCGGATCCCGATATCGATGCGGTCTATATCTCGACCACCAACGAGCTGCACCGCGATCAGGCGATTGCCGCCGCGAAGGCCGGCAAGCATATTCTCTGCGAAAAGCCGCTGGCGATGACGCTGGAGGATGCCCACCGCATGCGGGAGGCGGCGCGGTCGGCCG encodes the following:
- a CDS encoding dihydrodipicolinate synthase family protein; the encoded protein is MTQVLNLPTSAGTVEAYRLVGTPIARPATTPVFNRIAYAAAHIVSAPERDTDPWNRPAIDWDTTLAFRHHLWSLGFSIAEAMDTSQRGMGLDWAGAQELIARSLAEARTVDGADLACGAGTDHLDPNDARTLDDVIAAYETQIEHIEKHGGRAILMASRALARIARSADDYATVYGRILSQTKDKVVLHWLGDMFDPQLRGYWGSTDFAPALDCALRIITENAGKVEGIKISLLEHEKEIALRDRLPETVLCFTGDDFNYAGLIEGDGRRHSHALLGIFDAVAPAASKALAALAAGDTATFRAVIDPTVPLSRKIFEAPTQYYKAGVVFLAWLNGHQSHFTLPAGMQSARGINHYADIFRLADQADILDRPDLAAERMRHLAGVYGIV
- a CDS encoding LacI family DNA-binding transcriptional regulator, which produces MANGRVTVIDIAKAAGVSKSTVSLVLQGSPLVNEGTRTKVNAVMRDLGYVYNRGAANLRQSSAKSKIIGVVVNDLTNSFFAELAVGIDLVVQDAGFVQFLANTSESLDRQTEVIASMREHGISGLVVSPARGSRAVDFKALVSAGMPVVAVVRSVPGAKVSSLMSDNHAGLFAAVEHLAKLGHTRIAFFGGFEDTAIFQERLAGYRDGLAAAGLGYDESLVFACAPSRAEGAKAVGRAIDAHERPTGGVCFNDAVAFGVYDGLRARRLEPGVDFAIVGFDDVIEAGTSVPALTTIAVDPQGLGRRAAQLLLKQINAGKAEAEAEAVVTPVRLVVRESCGVNRMKPGRRTA